A genomic segment from Pseudomonas sp. S09G 359 encodes:
- the deoR gene encoding DNA-binding transcriptional repressor DeoR, translating into MDSKKSERFKAMHKALQGEAAVHLRDMAALLGVSEMTVRRDLVDNAHGLRLLGGHVTRSGAPEPDYQVAEQDQRNIAEKRQIGILAARLVRPGDTIFIDCGTTTPFIIDALPDELEFTALCNSLNVLIKLQQKPHCTVILCGGILDRRNMVFESRAEAGIIDGIRVAWAFISAAGVSAAHGVTCYNLNEVEVKRRVMARAQTCVLVADHTKFEQVRAAHFADLADFQRVISDAGLTPAQQQMIEEGGATLVM; encoded by the coding sequence GTGGATTCAAAGAAAAGCGAGCGCTTCAAAGCCATGCACAAAGCCCTGCAGGGCGAGGCGGCGGTGCACCTGAGGGACATGGCGGCGTTGCTCGGCGTGTCGGAAATGACCGTGCGTCGTGATCTGGTGGATAACGCCCACGGCCTGCGTCTGCTCGGCGGGCATGTGACCCGCAGCGGCGCGCCCGAGCCGGATTACCAAGTGGCCGAACAGGATCAGCGCAACATCGCCGAGAAGCGCCAGATCGGCATCCTCGCTGCACGCCTGGTGCGCCCGGGCGATACGATTTTCATCGATTGCGGCACCACCACGCCCTTTATCATCGATGCCTTGCCTGACGAGCTGGAGTTCACTGCGCTGTGCAACTCCTTGAATGTGCTGATTAAACTCCAGCAAAAGCCGCACTGCACGGTGATTCTGTGTGGCGGCATCCTGGACCGGCGTAACATGGTGTTTGAAAGCCGCGCCGAGGCCGGCATCATCGATGGCATCCGCGTGGCATGGGCGTTTATCTCGGCCGCCGGGGTCAGCGCCGCCCATGGGGTCACCTGTTACAACCTCAATGAAGTCGAAGTGAAACGCCGAGTGATGGCGCGGGCGCAGACCTGCGTGCTGGTGGCCGACCACACTAAATTCGAGCAGGTACGCGCGGCGCATTTCGCTGACCTGGCGGACTTCCAACGGGTGATCA
- the deoC gene encoding deoxyribose-phosphate aldolase yields the protein MPQDLASYIDHTLLAADASQASIRQLCSEAREHGFKSVCVNSANVPLAAECLHGALPLVCAVVGFPLGAGLSAAKAYEAQLAIQAGAREIDMVLNIGWLKDGLLDPVRDDIAQVLQACGEVPLKVILETGLLNDEQKTQACVICRELNVAFVKTSTGFGHGGATLADVRLMREVVGPVIGVKASGGVRDLATAEAMIDAGATRLGSSSGIAIVSGASTVAGAY from the coding sequence ATGCCCCAAGACCTCGCCAGCTATATCGACCACACCCTGCTAGCCGCGGACGCTTCCCAGGCCAGTATTCGCCAACTCTGCTCCGAGGCTCGCGAGCATGGTTTCAAATCGGTGTGCGTCAACAGCGCCAACGTGCCGCTGGCGGCTGAATGCCTGCATGGCGCGCTGCCGCTGGTGTGCGCAGTGGTCGGCTTTCCCCTGGGCGCCGGTCTCAGCGCGGCCAAGGCCTATGAGGCACAACTGGCGATCCAGGCCGGCGCGCGGGAAATTGATATGGTATTGAACATAGGCTGGTTGAAGGATGGCCTGCTGGACCCGGTGCGCGACGACATCGCCCAGGTCCTCCAGGCCTGCGGCGAAGTGCCATTGAAGGTGATCCTGGAAACCGGCCTGCTCAACGACGAACAGAAAACCCAGGCATGCGTGATTTGCCGCGAACTCAACGTCGCCTTCGTCAAGACTTCCACCGGCTTCGGCCACGGCGGCGCCACCCTGGCCGATGTGCGCCTGATGCGCGAAGTGGTCGGGCCGGTGATCGGCGTTAAGGCCTCGGGCGGCGTGAGGGATCTAGCCACCGCCGAGGCAATGATCGACGCGGGTGCCACACGCTTGGGCAGCAGTTCCGGGATAGCCATTGTCAGCGGTGCAAGCACGGTGGCGGGCGCCTACTAG
- a CDS encoding SOS response-associated peptidase family protein: protein MCGRLTQYRGIHDFVAALSMPNALANSVGDQPIERFNVAPTTQVALLHLQGDLLHADPVRWGWRPHWAKDRAAPINARVEKVANGPFFRAIWPHRAITPIDGWFEWVDEGGPKKQPYLIRRRDGAPILCTAIGQLPDADEGPGEHDGFVIITADSAGGMVDIHDRRPVVLPPDLAREWLDPATPKERAEQMVLHQGEPAEVFEWFKVDTAVGNVRNKGSELIRPLR from the coding sequence ATGTGCGGAAGATTGACGCAGTACCGCGGCATCCATGACTTTGTTGCAGCTTTGAGCATGCCCAATGCCTTGGCGAACTCCGTGGGCGATCAACCGATTGAGCGCTTTAACGTCGCGCCAACAACTCAGGTTGCACTGCTCCACCTGCAGGGCGATTTGCTGCACGCCGACCCGGTCCGCTGGGGATGGCGACCACATTGGGCGAAGGACCGCGCAGCGCCAATCAACGCGCGCGTCGAGAAGGTAGCCAACGGCCCATTCTTCCGGGCGATCTGGCCGCACCGGGCTATCACACCCATAGACGGTTGGTTTGAGTGGGTAGACGAAGGCGGACCCAAGAAGCAGCCTTATCTGATCCGCCGCCGGGATGGCGCGCCCATCCTCTGCACGGCCATCGGTCAGCTACCGGATGCCGATGAAGGCCCAGGCGAGCATGACGGCTTCGTAATCATCACCGCTGACAGTGCTGGCGGCATGGTGGACATCCACGACCGTCGGCCAGTGGTGCTGCCTCCGGACCTGGCCCGGGAATGGTTGGACCCGGCTACGCCCAAGGAGCGCGCCGAGCAGATGGTGCTGCACCAGGGAGAGCCCGCCGAAGTATTTGAATGGTTCAAGGTCGACACAGCCGTTGGAAACGTCAGGAACAAGGGATCCGAACTGATCCGCCCCCTACGCTAA
- a CDS encoding lysis system i-spanin subunit Rz — protein sequence MTPGQILASILLALAIGFGGAWQVQDWRMGKQLAEQAGLHKDDLAAISSAAASQARGEQDKRLALEQKLSGQDQQHTKELSDAQRNQARLRDQLATADVRLSVLLEDSANGCDVPAAPGAAGVVHAARRAQLDPAHAQRIIAITDGGDRGLIALRACQAYVRAIAP from the coding sequence ATGACGCCGGGCCAGATCTTGGCGTCGATCCTTCTGGCGCTTGCCATCGGCTTTGGGGGCGCCTGGCAGGTGCAGGACTGGCGGATGGGCAAGCAGCTGGCAGAACAGGCGGGTCTGCACAAGGATGACTTGGCGGCAATCAGCAGTGCCGCCGCATCCCAGGCCCGCGGCGAACAAGACAAACGGCTGGCCCTGGAGCAGAAGCTCTCCGGCCAGGACCAACAACATACCAAGGAATTATCCGATGCCCAGCGCAATCAAGCTCGCCTGCGTGACCAGCTTGCTACTGCTGATGTACGGCTGTCAGTCCTCCTCGAGGATTCAGCCAATGGCTGCGACGTGCCTGCCGCCCCCGGTGCCGCCGGCGTGGTTCATGCAGCCCGTCGAGCCCAACTTGACCCAGCGCATGCTCAACGAATTATCGCCATCACCGACGGCGGTGACCGAGGACTGATCGCACTACGCGCGTGCCAGGCATACGTTCGTGCAATTGCACCCTGA
- a CDS encoding cell wall hydrolase produces the protein MNTTEKDRDVLARTLWGEARGEGLAGQIAVAWTIRNRVFDGKPKSWWGEGYAGVCLKPWQFSCWNQNDPNYAYLSGAMPIPDAQFAQAQRAADQVIAGAVPDPTGGATHYYATTMPKAPAWVSGAKETLRLGHHVFFKDVP, from the coding sequence ATGAACACAACTGAGAAAGACCGAGATGTTTTGGCGCGCACGCTTTGGGGCGAGGCGCGAGGCGAAGGTTTGGCAGGGCAGATCGCCGTTGCCTGGACGATCCGCAACCGAGTTTTCGACGGCAAGCCGAAGTCTTGGTGGGGGGAGGGCTATGCCGGGGTTTGCCTGAAGCCGTGGCAGTTCAGCTGCTGGAACCAGAATGACCCTAACTATGCGTACCTGAGTGGCGCCATGCCGATCCCGGACGCGCAGTTTGCCCAGGCCCAGCGAGCGGCAGACCAGGTGATCGCCGGCGCTGTGCCCGATCCAACCGGCGGTGCCACACACTACTACGCCACTACCATGCCTAAGGCCCCGGCCTGGGTGTCGGGCGCCAAGGAAACGCTGCGGCTCGGTCACCACGTTTTCTTCAAGGATGTGCCGTGA
- a CDS encoding phage tail protein, with translation MTWYKTGTVAVAPGGNAVIGTGTAFIRNARVGDAFRGPDGEWYEVTNIASDTALSIAPGYQGAEVAAGVYSLAPMQGYVKDSADALRAATQVIASGVADMQEQVAAATEAAESAGQSKVVASEQAGIATSAAQASTENKDAAQQAAQQSGTSAQASGESAVRAETARDSIIQSEQAAADSAAAAEDSADRAEEVTLGKAASGANNDITSLRAITSEGFDLLRQGIAPMVGATANTAGKKGLAPAGAAGDQDKFLTAGGVYKEAGGAGLPVGSIVPWPVSRNTLPAGWIARDGQLLNRADWPDLWALVLASAVTDAVWLAAPYDQRGKYSSGNGTTTFRMPDTNAKHADGNTIAAMFLRGDGKNSAGTAGLHAADQVQGMKHRTMLAASAGGQAGFTADAAITNGLVAGASNVNLYSSHTGGPVTDSINGAPRVGTETRPSAETVIWCTVGAGKATNPGSVDVTALATTVSQQSGRLDALESSAGFTVLYPNGGTAASPAAIGANQRYVVTNPFPGFHVFVKVDVLWNGIWSDPGWGDNAGSAGNSYGTRVSQFFGTGDIAVQTGINAVMLATSAQAGGGHGATGGALIASAQCRLKVWKLKGAA, from the coding sequence ATGACCTGGTACAAAACAGGAACGGTTGCAGTAGCGCCTGGCGGTAATGCGGTTATTGGCACCGGTACAGCTTTCATTCGCAATGCTCGTGTGGGTGACGCGTTTCGCGGGCCTGATGGCGAGTGGTACGAAGTCACCAACATCGCGAGTGATACGGCGCTGTCCATCGCGCCAGGTTACCAGGGTGCCGAGGTGGCAGCGGGCGTGTACTCGCTCGCACCCATGCAGGGGTACGTCAAGGATTCGGCTGACGCTTTGCGGGCCGCCACCCAGGTGATTGCCAGTGGCGTGGCCGACATGCAGGAGCAGGTGGCGGCAGCGACCGAGGCAGCTGAGTCTGCCGGTCAATCTAAGGTGGTCGCCAGTGAGCAAGCAGGCATTGCAACCTCTGCGGCCCAGGCATCCACTGAAAACAAAGATGCGGCGCAGCAGGCCGCGCAGCAAAGCGGGACCTCTGCCCAGGCATCGGGCGAGTCAGCCGTCCGCGCCGAGACTGCCAGGGATTCGATCATCCAGTCGGAGCAAGCTGCTGCAGATTCGGCTGCCGCTGCTGAAGATTCTGCTGATCGCGCTGAAGAGGTAACGCTCGGCAAGGCAGCAAGCGGCGCCAACAACGACATAACGTCGCTGCGAGCGATCACCTCAGAAGGCTTCGACCTATTGCGCCAGGGTATTGCGCCGATGGTGGGCGCTACAGCGAATACCGCCGGCAAGAAGGGGCTTGCGCCAGCCGGTGCGGCCGGCGATCAGGATAAATTCTTAACCGCTGGCGGGGTGTACAAGGAGGCTGGCGGTGCTGGACTGCCAGTTGGCTCCATCGTGCCCTGGCCCGTTTCGCGAAATACGCTGCCGGCCGGTTGGATTGCCCGTGATGGGCAGTTGCTCAATCGCGCGGACTGGCCGGATCTGTGGGCGCTGGTATTGGCAAGCGCTGTGACCGACGCGGTATGGCTTGCTGCGCCGTACGATCAGCGCGGTAAGTATTCGAGCGGTAACGGCACCACCACCTTCCGCATGCCGGATACCAACGCCAAGCACGCCGATGGCAATACCATTGCCGCGATGTTTCTTCGTGGTGATGGGAAGAATTCTGCCGGCACTGCCGGGCTGCATGCCGCAGATCAGGTCCAAGGCATGAAGCACCGCACGATGCTCGCTGCCTCGGCAGGTGGACAGGCGGGCTTTACTGCGGACGCGGCGATAACCAATGGGCTGGTCGCAGGTGCCAGTAACGTCAACCTCTATTCCTCTCACACTGGCGGCCCTGTAACGGACAGCATCAATGGCGCCCCGCGGGTCGGCACAGAAACCCGCCCATCCGCCGAAACCGTCATCTGGTGCACCGTCGGTGCGGGCAAGGCGACCAACCCTGGATCTGTAGACGTGACGGCACTGGCTACCACGGTTTCACAGCAATCGGGTCGTCTTGATGCGCTTGAATCTTCCGCGGGGTTCACTGTTCTTTACCCGAACGGAGGTACTGCTGCCTCACCAGCTGCAATTGGTGCAAATCAGAGGTATGTCGTTACAAACCCATTCCCGGGCTTTCATGTGTTTGTGAAGGTGGATGTTCTTTGGAACGGTATTTGGTCCGATCCAGGCTGGGGGGACAACGCAGGCAGCGCTGGCAACTCTTACGGAACAAGGGTTAGTCAGTTTTTCGGAACCGGTGATATTGCAGTTCAAACTGGCATTAACGCAGTTATGCTGGCAACTTCAGCTCAAGCCGGTGGCGGGCATGGCGCAACGGGGGGCGCACTTATCGCTAGCGCTCAGTGCAGACTGAAAGTCTGGAAACTCAAGGGAGCTGCGTAA